A window from Corynebacterium singulare encodes these proteins:
- the coaE gene encoding dephospho-CoA kinase, whose translation MKLIGLTGGIGSGKSTVAQLLVEQGWALVDADQIARDIVEPGQPALSELADAFGEDILNADGSLNRGLLASRAFSSREKTDVLNSITHPRIHEETQARFEAARAAGEAFLVYDMPLLVDNGLNKGMDVTIVVDVEIEERVRRLVEFRGLDEEDARRRIAAQIPDDVRLAAADYVIDNNGPLEALDAQVERVAEALKRRFN comes from the coding sequence ATGAAACTCATTGGACTCACCGGCGGTATTGGAAGCGGAAAATCTACTGTGGCCCAGTTGTTGGTGGAGCAGGGCTGGGCGCTTGTCGATGCCGACCAGATCGCCCGCGACATTGTCGAACCAGGCCAACCGGCTCTCTCCGAGCTGGCCGATGCGTTCGGGGAGGACATTCTCAACGCCGATGGCTCCCTTAACCGGGGGCTACTGGCCTCGCGGGCCTTCTCGAGCCGCGAGAAAACGGACGTGCTCAATTCCATCACGCATCCGCGTATCCACGAGGAAACCCAAGCCCGTTTCGAGGCTGCGCGCGCGGCGGGCGAAGCGTTCCTGGTCTATGACATGCCGTTGCTCGTGGACAATGGTCTCAACAAGGGCATGGATGTCACCATCGTTGTCGATGTTGAGATTGAAGAGCGCGTACGCCGCCTCGTGGAGTTTCGAGGACTGGATGAAGAAGACGCGCGCCGTCGCATTGCAGCGCAGATACCTGATGATGTCCGCCTTGCTGCAGCGGATTATGTCATAGACAACAACGGCCCCCTCGAAGCGCTCGATGCGCAGGTCGAGAGGGTCGCAGAAGCGTTGAAGCGTCGCTTTAATTAG
- the rpsA gene encoding 30S ribosomal protein S1: MPTSNTPQVAINDIGTAEDFLAAVDATIKYFNDGDIVEGTVVKVDHDEVLLDIGYKTEGVIPSRELSIKHDVNPDEVVEVGDEIDALVLTKEDKEGRLILSKKRAQYERAWGAVEELHAKEEPVTGTVIEVVKGGLILDIGLRGFLPASLVEMRRVRDLEPYIGQELEAKIIELDKQRNNVVLSRRAYLEQTQSEVRSEFLHQLQKGQVRKGVVSSIVNFGAFVDLGGVDGLVHVSELSWKHIDHPSEVVTVGDEVTVEVLDVDLDRERVSLSLKATQEDPWRVFARTHAVGQIVPGKVTKLVPFGAFVRVEEGIEGLVHISELAQRHVEVPDQVVTVGQEVMVKVIDIDLERRRISLSVKQADEDYTEEFDPSKYGMADSYDEQGNYVFPEGFDPETNEWKEGFDEQRQAWEARYAESERRFNLHTAQIERNRAAAAEAAESAANNSNYSSESQDAAPASETEAEVGGSLASDEQLAALRDKLAGN, encoded by the coding sequence ATGCCAACTTCTAACACCCCTCAGGTTGCGATCAATGACATCGGAACCGCAGAGGACTTCCTCGCAGCTGTCGACGCCACCATCAAGTACTTCAACGATGGCGACATCGTCGAGGGCACCGTGGTCAAGGTTGACCACGACGAGGTCCTGCTCGACATCGGTTACAAGACCGAGGGCGTCATCCCGTCCCGCGAGCTTTCCATCAAGCACGACGTCAACCCGGATGAGGTTGTCGAGGTCGGCGACGAGATCGATGCACTTGTTCTCACCAAGGAGGACAAGGAAGGCCGTCTGATCCTGTCCAAGAAGCGCGCACAGTACGAGCGCGCCTGGGGCGCCGTCGAAGAGCTGCACGCCAAGGAAGAGCCGGTCACCGGTACCGTCATCGAGGTTGTCAAGGGTGGTCTCATCCTCGACATCGGCCTCCGTGGCTTCCTCCCGGCTTCCCTCGTTGAGATGCGCCGCGTTCGTGACCTGGAGCCATACATCGGCCAGGAGCTCGAGGCCAAGATCATCGAGCTGGACAAGCAGCGCAACAACGTTGTCCTGTCCCGCCGTGCTTACCTGGAGCAGACCCAGTCCGAGGTCCGTTCCGAGTTCCTGCACCAGCTGCAGAAGGGTCAGGTCCGCAAGGGCGTTGTCTCCTCCATCGTCAACTTCGGCGCCTTCGTCGATCTCGGCGGTGTCGACGGCCTGGTTCACGTTTCCGAGCTGTCCTGGAAGCACATCGACCACCCGTCCGAGGTTGTCACCGTGGGCGACGAGGTCACCGTCGAGGTTCTCGACGTCGACCTGGACCGCGAGCGCGTGTCCCTGTCCCTGAAGGCAACCCAGGAAGATCCGTGGCGCGTCTTCGCCCGCACTCACGCTGTGGGCCAGATCGTCCCGGGCAAGGTCACCAAGCTCGTTCCGTTCGGCGCCTTCGTTCGCGTCGAGGAGGGCATCGAGGGCCTCGTCCACATCTCCGAGCTGGCTCAGCGCCACGTCGAGGTTCCGGATCAGGTTGTCACCGTTGGCCAGGAAGTCATGGTCAAGGTCATCGACATCGACCTTGAGCGTCGTCGTATCTCCCTGTCTGTTAAGCAGGCAGACGAGGACTACACCGAAGAGTTCGATCCGTCCAAGTACGGCATGGCTGACTCCTACGACGAGCAGGGCAACTACGTCTTCCCCGAGGGCTTCGATCCGGAGACCAACGAGTGGAAGGAAGGCTTCGACGAGCAGCGTCAGGCTTGGGAGGCTCGCTACGCCGAGTCCGAGCGTCGCTTCAACCTGCACACCGCTCAGATCGAGCGCAACCGTGCAGCAGCCGCTGAAGCCGCCGAGTCCGCTGCGAACAACTCCAACTACTCCTCCGAGTCCCAGGATGCAGCTCCGGCATCCGAGACCGAGGCAGAGGTTGGCGGTTCCCTCGCATCTGACGAGCAGCTTGCTGCTCTGCGCGACAAGCTCGCCGGCAACTAA
- a CDS encoding class I SAM-dependent DNA methyltransferase: protein MFSASTANRSYWDSDADAYHANHPEYLSSFYWCPEMLHESEAQLLGDVSSATVLELGCGSAPCTQWLHGRAEFATGFDLSAGMLSHAEPGLPLVQADAVTLPYCDNAFDVAFSAFGALPFIADLDSALAEVHRVLRPGGRFVFSVPHPMRWVFPDDPDNLTAELPYFDRAYLEHNSAGDLTYAEFHRTMGDWLRALQVRGNFEILNLIEPEWPEGLDSTWGQWSPKRGALFPGTAIFVCQATAPASGAPASGMQRREHVS, encoded by the coding sequence ATGTTTTCTGCCTCCACGGCCAACCGCTCCTATTGGGATTCCGACGCCGATGCTTACCACGCGAACCACCCGGAGTATCTGTCGTCTTTTTATTGGTGCCCGGAGATGCTCCACGAATCCGAAGCGCAGTTGCTTGGCGACGTCTCCTCGGCCACCGTCCTCGAACTCGGCTGCGGATCCGCGCCGTGCACGCAGTGGCTCCACGGCCGCGCGGAGTTCGCCACCGGCTTTGATCTTTCCGCCGGAATGCTGTCTCATGCCGAACCAGGCCTCCCGCTAGTGCAGGCAGATGCTGTGACACTTCCCTATTGTGATAATGCTTTCGACGTCGCCTTCTCCGCCTTTGGGGCCCTTCCGTTCATCGCAGATCTTGACTCCGCACTGGCTGAGGTCCACCGCGTGCTGCGCCCTGGTGGTCGCTTTGTGTTCTCCGTGCCGCATCCCATGCGGTGGGTCTTCCCCGACGACCCTGACAATCTCACCGCCGAGTTGCCCTATTTTGACCGGGCCTACCTCGAGCACAATTCCGCGGGTGATCTTACCTATGCCGAGTTTCACCGCACAATGGGTGACTGGCTGCGCGCCCTCCAGGTCAGAGGAAACTTCGAGATCCTCAACCTCATAGAGCCGGAGTGGCCGGAGGGCCTCGACAGTACGTGGGGCCAATGGTCGCCCAAGCGCGGTGCCCTGTTTCCTGGTACGGCTATCTTTGTCTGCCAGGCTACGGCCCCGGCATCTGGAGCCCCCGCTTCAGGGATGCAGCGTCGAGAGCACGTAAGCTGA
- a CDS encoding RDD family protein yields MLLERFAIALRRVVAWWIDAFLAAAIILVFKWLFNFATDGALTGRTGEIYDITALAIVFYVYRVWAEATKNTSLGKWSLKLEVIAQRPGFASAAIRNSWLLLTLLALTGLPMVEGTILTVLGLSVLAFGQTPFDVLAGCLVERRTPTDDERAVGLS; encoded by the coding sequence ATGCTTCTCGAACGCTTCGCAATAGCTTTGCGCCGGGTCGTGGCGTGGTGGATTGATGCTTTCCTCGCTGCCGCCATCATTCTGGTGTTTAAGTGGCTCTTTAACTTCGCCACTGATGGCGCGCTCACCGGACGTACGGGCGAAATCTATGACATTACTGCGCTTGCCATAGTGTTTTACGTATACCGCGTGTGGGCAGAAGCGACGAAGAATACGTCTCTAGGCAAGTGGTCCCTCAAGCTCGAGGTCATCGCCCAGCGGCCAGGTTTTGCTAGCGCCGCGATCCGCAATAGTTGGCTCCTTCTTACGCTGCTGGCACTAACAGGTCTGCCCATGGTTGAGGGCACAATCCTTACTGTCCTGGGACTTAGCGTTCTCGCATTCGGCCAAACACCTTTCGATGTACTCGCTGGCTGCTTGGTCGAGCGCCGCACGCCCACCGACGACGAGCGTGCAGTGGGCTTGTCCTAA
- the polA gene encoding DNA polymerase I, which yields MGWVTTSQPRLLLIDGHSMAFRAFYALPAENFSTSGGQHTNAVYGFLSMLANILAEEKPDFVAVAFDVGRKTFRTEMFPDYKAQREAAPEEFRGQVELIREVLETLGITTLSRENFEADDIVATLSTQAGSDYETLLVTGDRDYLQLVNESTTVLYPMRGVSTLHRFTPAAVEEKYGLTPQQYPDFAALRGDPSDNLPNVPKVGEKTATKWITQYGSLDELIAHADEIKGVAGQNFRDRIEQVKLNRQLTQMVTDMDLEVGPADLSFKGAAASEVAARFDELEFGTNLRERVLGAIPHDADAEAAAAVETPDVSVSITDTPLMEWLAGKENVAVYVQGDGTPGAGDAAAIALVDDSFEGLHLELGDLSAEEDAALAAWLSSDAPKYFHEAKAAYHMLAGRGIELRGIAHDTALAAYLLRPGQRTYELSDVYQRHLKKSLGQASEQLSILDENPLADQAGAIMELAAELTQQLQDIASFELYTDLELPLVGILARMEAAGIAVDRDILETQRDAFIEQVNEQERAARELAGDDSLNLNSPKQLQSVLFDTFDMPKTKKTKTGYSTAAKEIEQLAASHPHPFLDHLLAHREYQKMKTTLEGLIKTIQPDGRIHTTFNQTVTSTGRLSSTEPNLQNIPVRTEAGRQIRSAFVVGEDFDTLITADYSQIEMRVMAHLSEDPGLIEAYREGEDLHNYVGSRVFDVPVNEVTPELRRRVKAMSYGLVYGLSAFGLSQQLGIPAGEAKKIMENYFERFGGVKRYLDDVVVQARKDGYTSTVFGRRRYLPELNSDNRVARENAERAALNAPIQGTAADIIKVAMIRVDKALEGMKSRVLLQVHDELVVEVAAGEAEKVHTILEREMDKAIELTVPLEVSVGEGKNWDAAAH from the coding sequence ATGGGCTGGGTGACTACTTCTCAGCCCCGACTTTTGCTTATCGACGGCCACTCGATGGCCTTCCGCGCATTTTATGCACTTCCTGCGGAGAATTTCTCCACTTCAGGAGGCCAACACACCAATGCCGTGTACGGCTTCCTCTCGATGTTGGCCAACATTCTGGCCGAGGAGAAGCCGGACTTCGTCGCCGTCGCCTTCGACGTGGGACGTAAGACTTTCCGCACGGAGATGTTCCCGGATTACAAGGCGCAGCGAGAGGCAGCACCCGAAGAGTTCCGCGGACAAGTGGAGCTTATCCGCGAGGTACTGGAGACACTCGGCATCACTACGCTGTCCCGTGAGAACTTCGAGGCCGATGACATTGTGGCGACGCTGTCTACGCAGGCGGGATCTGACTATGAGACCTTGCTCGTGACGGGTGATCGCGATTATCTGCAGCTTGTCAACGAGTCCACGACCGTCCTGTATCCCATGCGCGGCGTGTCGACACTTCACAGGTTTACCCCGGCCGCAGTGGAAGAAAAGTATGGTCTCACTCCACAGCAGTATCCGGACTTTGCGGCCCTGCGTGGTGACCCGTCGGACAATCTTCCCAACGTTCCGAAGGTGGGCGAAAAGACCGCGACTAAGTGGATCACCCAGTATGGTTCGCTCGATGAACTTATTGCCCACGCGGACGAAATCAAGGGTGTGGCGGGTCAAAACTTTCGCGACCGCATTGAGCAAGTCAAGCTGAACCGCCAGCTCACCCAGATGGTGACGGATATGGACTTGGAAGTGGGGCCGGCCGACCTGAGCTTCAAAGGTGCGGCAGCGAGCGAGGTTGCTGCGCGCTTTGATGAGCTGGAGTTCGGTACCAATCTGCGAGAGCGTGTCTTGGGCGCTATCCCACATGATGCTGACGCGGAGGCTGCAGCGGCAGTAGAGACACCGGATGTATCCGTGAGCATCACCGACACGCCCCTGATGGAATGGCTAGCTGGCAAGGAAAACGTTGCGGTGTATGTCCAGGGCGATGGCACCCCTGGTGCGGGTGACGCGGCGGCGATCGCGCTTGTCGACGACTCCTTCGAAGGCCTCCACCTCGAACTCGGGGACCTGTCCGCGGAGGAGGATGCGGCCTTGGCTGCTTGGCTGTCCTCGGATGCGCCGAAATACTTCCACGAGGCCAAGGCCGCCTACCACATGCTGGCCGGCCGTGGCATCGAGCTGCGCGGCATTGCTCATGACACCGCACTTGCTGCTTACCTACTTCGCCCCGGCCAGCGCACGTATGAGCTGAGTGATGTCTATCAGCGCCACTTGAAGAAGTCTTTAGGTCAGGCCAGCGAGCAGCTGTCTATCCTCGATGAGAACCCATTGGCAGATCAGGCTGGCGCCATCATGGAGCTGGCAGCGGAGCTGACACAGCAGCTGCAGGACATTGCCTCCTTCGAGCTCTATACCGACCTTGAACTGCCCTTGGTGGGAATCCTGGCACGTATGGAAGCCGCCGGCATCGCCGTGGACCGCGACATTCTGGAAACCCAGCGTGATGCCTTCATCGAGCAGGTCAACGAACAAGAGCGCGCCGCGCGCGAATTGGCGGGGGATGACTCCCTCAACCTGAATTCCCCGAAGCAGCTGCAGTCTGTGCTCTTCGATACTTTCGATATGCCGAAGACAAAGAAGACCAAGACGGGCTATTCCACGGCTGCCAAGGAAATCGAACAACTAGCTGCGAGCCATCCGCATCCCTTCCTGGATCATCTCTTGGCCCACCGCGAGTACCAAAAGATGAAGACTACGCTGGAGGGCCTCATCAAGACGATTCAACCGGATGGTCGCATTCACACCACCTTCAACCAGACGGTCACCTCCACAGGCCGCCTGTCCTCAACGGAGCCCAACCTTCAAAACATCCCGGTGCGCACGGAAGCTGGCCGCCAGATCCGTTCAGCCTTCGTGGTGGGCGAAGACTTCGATACCCTCATCACCGCGGACTATTCCCAGATTGAGATGCGCGTTATGGCCCACCTGTCGGAGGATCCGGGCCTGATCGAGGCCTACCGTGAGGGCGAAGACCTTCACAACTACGTCGGCTCGCGCGTGTTTGATGTGCCCGTCAATGAGGTCACCCCAGAATTGCGCCGTCGAGTTAAGGCCATGTCTTATGGGTTGGTCTATGGCCTCTCCGCTTTTGGTCTCTCGCAACAGCTGGGGATTCCAGCTGGTGAGGCCAAAAAGATCATGGAAAACTACTTCGAGCGCTTTGGCGGAGTGAAGCGCTACTTGGATGACGTCGTAGTTCAGGCACGCAAAGATGGCTATACCTCCACGGTGTTTGGTCGCCGCCGCTACCTGCCGGAGCTCAACTCCGATAACCGCGTTGCCCGTGAGAACGCCGAGCGTGCCGCGCTCAACGCCCCGATTCAAGGCACTGCAGCCGACATCATTAAGGTAGCTATGATTCGCGTGGACAAGGCACTCGAAGGAATGAAGTCGCGCGTGCTGTTGCAGGTTCACGATGAACTTGTTGTCGAGGTTGCTGCAGGCGAAGCGGAGAAGGTTCACACCATCCTCGAGCGTGAGATGGACAAGGCTATCGAGTTGACCGTGCCGCTCGAAGTTTCTGTTGGAGAGGGCAAGAACTGGGACGCAGCCGCACACTAA
- a CDS encoding DUF368 domain-containing protein, giving the protein MHFILNAIRGALIGMAELVPGISGGTVALIVGIYERALHNANDLISGRFKKVEWGFLLSVAVGMFIAVFGFSTLLHNFVEGQVSLSSALFLGMVAVSIIVPLRMMSRFSPAAIAAFVIATVAIFVVTGFTSTPVEDPNLIVVFFAAMIAVCALILPGISGSLILLTMGLYQPVIGAVSDRDMVTVGVFALGAVCGLAAFVKVLNYLLDNHRDPTLAAMAGFMLGSLRALWPWGADQDASTPMILLMLVIGGVIVSIFIVADWRKAATYQES; this is encoded by the coding sequence ATGCACTTTATTCTTAACGCCATTCGAGGCGCCCTCATTGGCATGGCCGAGCTGGTCCCCGGCATTTCCGGCGGAACCGTCGCGCTCATCGTCGGCATCTATGAGCGCGCCCTGCACAACGCCAATGACCTCATCTCCGGCCGATTCAAGAAGGTCGAATGGGGTTTCCTCCTATCTGTCGCCGTCGGCATGTTCATTGCTGTCTTCGGGTTCTCCACGCTGCTCCACAACTTTGTTGAGGGCCAAGTATCGCTCTCCAGCGCCCTCTTCTTGGGCATGGTGGCAGTTTCTATCATCGTTCCTTTGCGCATGATGTCGCGCTTCTCACCTGCCGCTATCGCCGCTTTCGTCATTGCAACGGTGGCCATCTTCGTCGTTACCGGTTTCACGTCCACCCCAGTGGAGGATCCCAACCTCATCGTGGTGTTCTTCGCCGCCATGATTGCCGTGTGCGCCCTGATCCTTCCCGGCATATCCGGTTCACTCATCCTCCTGACTATGGGCCTCTACCAGCCGGTGATCGGCGCGGTCTCAGACCGCGACATGGTCACCGTCGGTGTATTCGCACTCGGTGCTGTGTGCGGCCTCGCCGCATTCGTCAAGGTTCTTAACTACCTGCTGGATAATCACCGCGACCCTACCCTTGCTGCCATGGCTGGTTTCATGCTCGGCTCGCTGCGCGCACTGTGGCCGTGGGGAGCAGACCAGGATGCATCGACCCCGATGATCCTGCTCATGCTCGTCATTGGCGGCGTCATTGTGTCCATTTTCATCGTTGCGGATTGGCGCAAAGCCGCAACCTACCAAGAGAGCTAG
- a CDS encoding ABC transporter substrate-binding protein: MKKSTAIVGAAGLALTATLTACVTNEEPALPEGWSAPDVDAVPEIAAMYDDADGVLTVGTNPPFAPFEFKDSDGSIIGVEMDLAHAVAQVLGLEFRPVEQDFSMILPAVQAGQIDLGASGFTDTEERRENFDFINTLYAGIQWAALVKGPHDVDPSNPCGLTIAVQRTTVSETDDLRPKQEACDGNLTILPYDTSDNAALAVLMGRADALSADSPVSAWSVNRSDGRMEMVGEMFDAAPYGFAVPKDSDLGPAIAAAFQHLIDTGVYAEILAQWGVDEGLVDHAMINERPIND; encoded by the coding sequence ATGAAGAAAAGCACGGCCATCGTGGGCGCAGCCGGGCTGGCGTTGACCGCCACGCTAACAGCTTGCGTCACCAACGAGGAGCCAGCGCTACCGGAGGGCTGGTCCGCGCCTGATGTGGACGCGGTACCTGAGATCGCGGCCATGTACGACGATGCTGACGGCGTCCTCACCGTGGGCACGAACCCTCCGTTTGCGCCCTTTGAGTTCAAAGACTCAGATGGGTCCATCATCGGTGTGGAGATGGATCTGGCGCATGCCGTGGCGCAGGTTCTCGGGCTGGAATTTCGCCCGGTGGAACAGGATTTCTCAATGATCCTCCCAGCCGTCCAGGCAGGCCAAATTGACCTTGGTGCTTCCGGCTTCACAGACACCGAGGAGCGCCGTGAGAACTTTGACTTCATCAACACCCTCTACGCGGGTATTCAATGGGCTGCGCTTGTCAAAGGCCCCCATGACGTCGACCCTTCCAACCCGTGTGGTCTCACCATCGCCGTTCAACGCACCACCGTCTCTGAGACGGATGACCTGCGCCCCAAGCAGGAAGCCTGTGATGGCAACCTGACTATCTTGCCCTATGACACGAGCGACAACGCCGCGTTGGCGGTCCTTATGGGTCGCGCCGATGCGCTGTCGGCCGACTCCCCTGTGTCCGCTTGGTCCGTAAACCGCTCCGATGGACGCATGGAGATGGTCGGCGAGATGTTTGATGCTGCTCCTTATGGCTTTGCCGTTCCCAAGGACTCCGACTTAGGTCCGGCCATAGCCGCGGCATTCCAGCACCTTATCGATACTGGCGTCTATGCAGAGATTCTTGCTCAATGGGGTGTTGACGAAGGCCTCGTCGACCACGCCATGATTAATGAAAGGCCGATCAATGACTAA
- a CDS encoding amino acid ABC transporter permease gives MTNSSSPASSTPPPKIEARPLRHPWRWVFAAVLVVLAVWFIISSARNEAFGWSTYFQYLFDTRIATAALHTIAITILAMVIGVVGGAALAVMRMSPNPVLGGVSWVFLWLFRGTPIYVQLVFWGLLSALYQSINLGFTEISLTAVLTNAFLLAVLGLGLNEAAYMAEIVRSGISSVPEGQKEACKALGMGWWMTMRRTILPQAMRIIIPPTGNEFISLLKTSSLVVAIPYTAEIFGRATDISAALFEPIPLLMVAATWYLVITSLLMVGQYFLERRFERGATRELTGRQLAALADAEGTIPRNVSVIPEVKN, from the coding sequence ATGACTAACTCTTCCTCTCCGGCGTCTTCGACCCCGCCGCCCAAGATTGAGGCCCGCCCCCTGCGACACCCATGGCGCTGGGTCTTTGCCGCCGTGCTGGTGGTGCTAGCGGTATGGTTCATCATCTCTTCGGCCCGTAATGAGGCCTTCGGGTGGAGCACCTACTTCCAGTACCTCTTCGATACACGCATCGCCACCGCTGCCCTCCACACCATCGCCATTACCATTTTGGCTATGGTTATCGGCGTCGTGGGTGGCGCCGCGCTAGCTGTGATGCGCATGTCCCCCAACCCCGTCCTTGGCGGTGTGTCCTGGGTCTTCCTGTGGCTCTTCCGTGGCACCCCCATCTATGTTCAGCTCGTGTTCTGGGGCCTGCTCTCCGCCCTGTACCAATCCATTAACCTCGGTTTCACGGAGATTTCACTCACTGCCGTGCTGACGAACGCCTTCCTGTTGGCCGTCCTAGGCCTTGGCCTCAATGAGGCCGCCTACATGGCTGAAATCGTGCGCTCCGGCATCTCCTCGGTGCCGGAAGGCCAAAAAGAGGCCTGCAAGGCCCTGGGCATGGGCTGGTGGATGACGATGCGCCGCACGATTCTGCCGCAGGCCATGCGCATCATCATCCCCCCAACCGGCAATGAGTTCATCTCTCTGCTCAAGACCTCTTCCTTGGTGGTGGCCATTCCCTACACTGCAGAAATCTTCGGCCGCGCAACCGACATTTCGGCCGCCCTCTTCGAGCCGATCCCTCTGCTCATGGTGGCGGCAACATGGTACCTCGTCATCACTTCCCTTCTTATGGTGGGACAGTACTTCCTCGAGCGTCGTTTTGAACGCGGTGCTACCCGTGAGCTGACCGGCCGCCAGCTCGCCGCGCTTGCCGACGCCGAAGGCACCATCCCCCGCAACGTTTCCGTCATCCCGGAGGTGAAGAACTAA
- a CDS encoding amino acid ABC transporter ATP-binding protein, translating to MATPMISAQNVHKSFGQLEVLKGIDITVMPGEVACLLGPSGSGKSTFLRCCNHLEKVTAGRLYIDGEIIGYRERDGVLFEISEKEAAAQRQDIGMVFQQFNLFSHRTVLENIIEAPIQVKKQNPEQAKKKAMELLEKVGLAHKADVYPVQLSGGQQQRVAIARAVAMDPKLMLFDEPTSALDPELVGEVLRVMKELAADGMTMLVVTHEMGFAREVADKIFFMDGGTVVESGSPEQVLENPQHQRTKDFLSSLL from the coding sequence ATGGCTACTCCCATGATTTCCGCGCAGAACGTGCACAAATCCTTCGGGCAATTAGAGGTGCTCAAGGGCATTGACATCACCGTCATGCCCGGCGAGGTTGCCTGTCTACTTGGCCCATCCGGCTCCGGTAAATCTACCTTCCTGCGCTGCTGCAATCACCTAGAGAAGGTCACGGCCGGCCGCCTGTACATCGATGGCGAGATCATTGGCTATCGCGAGCGCGACGGCGTGCTGTTCGAAATTTCTGAGAAGGAAGCTGCCGCCCAGCGCCAGGACATCGGCATGGTCTTCCAGCAGTTCAATCTCTTTAGCCACCGCACCGTCCTCGAGAACATCATTGAGGCCCCCATTCAGGTCAAGAAGCAGAACCCAGAACAGGCCAAGAAGAAGGCCATGGAACTGCTCGAGAAGGTTGGACTGGCACACAAGGCGGATGTTTACCCTGTCCAACTTTCTGGCGGTCAGCAGCAACGTGTGGCCATTGCCCGCGCCGTGGCAATGGACCCGAAGCTCATGCTTTTCGACGAACCCACCTCCGCCCTAGACCCCGAACTCGTCGGAGAAGTCCTGCGCGTCATGAAAGAGCTCGCTGCCGATGGTATGACCATGCTTGTGGTCACCCACGAGATGGGCTTTGCCCGCGAGGTTGCAGACAAGATCTTCTTCATGGACGGCGGCACCGTCGTTGAATCCGGCTCCCCGGAGCAGGTCCTAGAGAACCCGCAACATCAGCGTACGAAGGATTTCCTGTCGTCACTGCTCTAG
- the nusB gene encoding transcription antitermination factor NusB has product MTQPEPNYKRHTARYRARRRAADILFEAESRDVDPVAIVEDRVALARDPENGVAPIAEYTRAIVSGAAEELDAIDEAIARYLSDEWSLERIPAVDRAIMRVSVWEILFNDEVPNATALVEGVELASEYSNHQAAPYIHAVLDDVIQAQSADSPMVSSAEADAATGVDAAEDDDTAAEVPAEASEKASGSE; this is encoded by the coding sequence ATGACCCAGCCTGAGCCGAATTATAAGCGCCACACGGCGCGCTATCGTGCGCGCCGCCGCGCCGCTGACATTCTCTTTGAGGCAGAGTCGCGTGATGTGGATCCCGTAGCCATTGTGGAAGACCGCGTGGCCTTGGCCCGCGATCCGGAGAACGGTGTTGCTCCCATTGCTGAGTACACCCGTGCGATTGTCTCGGGTGCTGCGGAGGAACTTGATGCCATCGATGAGGCCATCGCTCGCTACCTCTCCGATGAGTGGTCCCTCGAGCGTATCCCGGCCGTGGACCGCGCCATCATGCGCGTGTCAGTGTGGGAGATTCTTTTCAATGATGAGGTTCCGAACGCCACCGCCCTCGTCGAGGGAGTGGAACTGGCGTCGGAGTACTCCAACCACCAGGCCGCACCGTACATTCACGCTGTGCTGGATGATGTCATCCAAGCCCAGTCAGCGGACAGTCCCATGGTGTCTTCTGCTGAGGCAGACGCCGCAACTGGGGTGGACGCCGCCGAAGACGATGACACCGCAGCGGAGGTCCCCGCAGAGGCGTCTGAGAAGGCTTCCGGCAGCGAGTAA
- the efp gene encoding elongation factor P gives MADTTDFKNGLVLKIDNKLQQIVEFQHVKPGKGPAFVRTKLKDVVSGKVTDKTFNAGVKVETANVDRRDMTYLYNDGTNYVVMDDKTYEQYELPFDKFGDAGKFLLENMRVQVSFHDGEALFGELPISVDLKVEHTEPGLQGDRSNGGTKPATLETGAEIQVPLFIEIGNVLKIDTRTGEYLSRVNN, from the coding sequence ATGGCAGATACCACTGACTTCAAGAACGGCCTCGTTCTGAAGATCGACAACAAGCTGCAGCAGATCGTTGAGTTCCAGCACGTGAAGCCGGGCAAGGGTCCCGCTTTCGTGCGCACCAAGCTCAAGGACGTGGTCTCTGGCAAGGTGACGGACAAGACCTTCAACGCTGGTGTCAAGGTGGAGACCGCTAACGTCGACCGCCGCGACATGACCTACCTGTACAACGATGGCACGAACTACGTGGTCATGGACGACAAGACCTACGAGCAGTACGAGCTTCCTTTCGACAAGTTCGGTGACGCCGGCAAGTTCCTGCTAGAGAACATGCGCGTGCAGGTTTCCTTCCACGACGGTGAGGCACTCTTCGGTGAGCTGCCGATTTCCGTCGACCTGAAGGTCGAGCACACTGAGCCGGGCCTGCAGGGTGACCGCTCCAACGGTGGCACCAAGCCGGCCACCTTGGAAACCGGTGCTGAGATCCAGGTTCCGCTGTTCATCGAAATCGGCAACGTCCTGAAGATCGATACCCGCACCGGCGAGTACCTCTCCCGCGTCAACAACTAA